Genomic DNA from Nitrosarchaeum koreense MY1:
TTCCCGCATTCTCTTTGCTGCAGCATCTTCTTGGTTATCTCCTGTTTGAACAGCCCCTTTTAGATCTCCTAACCACTCCCAACCATCCAGTTGATACATTTCGATTCTTTTGAGTAGTTTTTTAGATCTTCCGATTAACCCATCATTTAAAACTCGTAATGCTCCTCCCCTAACTCTATTTGTTGTGATACGAGTCATTCCTTTGTGATTTACAACTTCGAAAGGATCTGTATCTACACCGTTTAATTCTACAGGTAGATGTGAAATTACATGTTCTATGTCTTCATCTAGTATATGAAATTGAAAACTACTAGCTTCTCTTTCATAAATTCGAAGTTCTTCAATAAATCTACCAGTCTCATCATCAAAACAATTTGCTTGATATTTTGATAAGCCAACTGCTTTTCTCACATGATCAGCAATTAAGATTGTTACTGCAGACTCGGTTCCACCTGCTGAACGCATTGGTCCAGCAATAGATACGGAGAGATATTCGCTTCCATCTTTATTTTTCTTTATCTTTACTTCACTAATTCCTTGAAGTGGAGCAATTGTAACTCCTTCTGTAACAATAGCTAACCCCACTCTAACCGCTAGATCTAATTTTTCTTCTAGAGTAGCATCATTTAATGAATATTTTCCTAATGCAATTTCTTTTGATAAAATTAATGCTGATAGTTCTTTTCCATGGATTTGTAAAAGTACTCGTAAAGGTTCTGCAATATCAATATCGTGCATTTTTGAAACTCGATCTGCTAAATCAAATGCAATTTTAGGCTCAATTATTCCTGATGAATCAACCAAGGTTGATTTGGCCATAGCTGCATGTTCAAAAATAGCATAGGTGTCTTTTGAGAGGTTGGAATAATAATCAAGATAGTAATTTGGCATCTTAATACCACTTATACGAGAAATGGCATCGTTTTCAGACATATTATGGTCTAATTACTTACTTCTTTGAATTGCTTTTGTTATTTCAGCTAGTTTCTTAATACTTCCACCTTTCTCTAGAAAGGTTCCAATAACAAGGGCATCGGCACCAGCTTTTACTAAATCTGAAGCAGTTTTAGTGTCCCTAATTCCACCGCCTACTATCAAAAATCCATTAAATGCTTTTCTTACTGTCTTAACCATCTCTGGAGTAACACTAGATTTTGCTCCAGAACCTGCTTCCAAATAGACAAATCTCATTCCAAGAAATTGTGCAGCGAGGGCGTATGCTGCTGCAATTTTTGGTTTTTCAAAAGGTATGCCTCTTGCTGAACCTACAAACCATGCTGAAGTTCCATCTCCAATAACCAAATATGCAGTAGGAAGTGGTTCCAATCCAAATTTAAGAACACTTGGTGCTCCTAATGCCTGTGCTTGAGTAATAAAATATGGATTTTCAGAATTCATAAGTGAACTAAAAAGGATAGCATCCGCATCAGGTACAACTCCTGTGATGTTTCCAGGGAAGAGTATGATTGGAATTTTAATGCCTTTTTTAATGCCTTTTACAACTTTAGCCATTTCAATTTGATCTGTTGCAGATGAGCCACCTACAAGAATTGCAGACGCGCCTATTTTTTCAACATCTTGAGCAAGTTTTTGTGAAGATTCTAACTTAGATTCTTCAGAATCAATTAATACAAACAACAATGCATTTTTCTTTTCAAGTTCAGATTTTAGGAAGGATTCAACTTTATTTCCAGTCATAAAGGGGATTTGTAGATGACTCTTTAAAGTTTAATTGTAGTGTGGTATACAGAATTGTATAGCTATGGCAGAGTTTGAAAAATCTAATTTTAATAATATTATTAAACAAATTATAAAAAAATCATTGTTTACTGAACGACAAATTGAAATTATTTTAAATCAGAAAGATCTTCTAAACTCTAAATTCAGTATAAGTAAAGGTGCGTATTATAGGCAAGTTGGTCAATCTAGAGATAAATTAGTAGCATTATTCTATTCAATCATGCTTTTACGAGGTTTAGGCATACTTTTACCAGATGATATTGATGTGATATCAAAACTTTCTGAGCAGATTCGTGTGATAAATGAGAGTGATATATTCCCAGAAAGAGAAGAAGAGGTCATCAATGTGATTGATAGATTAGTACGTCAGGCATGTAATGTGTGATATTATAGTTAAGTAGTGATAATTGAAGTGGTTTTTTTATGATGTGATATGTGTTAATGTTAATCTAAAGTGTGAAATAATGTTGCTCAATCACGATAAATCACAACATATGATTAATTTTTGTGATGTTAATTGAAATTCCTGAACCAGATGTGATTTTAGCCGTGATTATTGCATTTGTTGTAGGTTTGGTTGGTTTGTATAGTTATTACAAAATACGTCCATTCATCAAAACTAAGAGTGAAATGATAGACTCATCACAGTTAGAGCGATTAGAATATTATGAAAGACAATTAATCGATATGAAAATACGCCTAGATTCAATGGAAATACAAGGTGTTGAACAGAAAAAGGAGGATCCGACTCTAGAGATTAAACAATATTTAGAAAAATTAACTAAAAATCAACAAGTAATAGAAAATCCAGGAATTTCACCTAAAAAAACAGAGGATATTAGTAAAGAGCCTAAAACGATTCAGCGCATGCCTAATTTGGATCATAATAATGCTACAGATTATGTGTTGCATCTAATCACAAACAAAGCTATGACATCACGTGATATACAAATCACATTAAAACGAAGTAGGGAGCACACTTCAAGGTTAATGAAGAAGCTTTATGATGATGGATTTGTTCAAAGAAATACAAGTACAAAACCATATACTTATTCAATTACTGAAAAAGGAAAAGAAAAGATTAATGTTTTTGAATCTAATTCATTAATTGCATAACCAATTTTGGTTTATTATTTGTATTAAATTTCATTAATTTAGTTAAAAATCAAATCAAATTCAGTATTTTTATTATTTTTTATAATTATTATAATACATTAAATTATATATATTATTAAATTATAATGAGAATGTGTCTGTTCAAGAAAATGAGGTTTTAGTTAAAATTACATCAGCCGGAACTATTTCTATTCCTAAACAATTTAGAAAATATATGGATATTCAAAAAGGGGAATATGTTAAAGTGATATTGGGAAAAGACAGACTTATAGTTAGAAAAATTACTATATCTTAGTTTATTGTTGTTTTTGGGTTAGTTTAATGGTTTGATATGTCCATTCACGGCCGGTTCTTGTTCTATCAATTTTGCCTTTTGTAGAAAATCTAGATAAATATGTGGAAATTATACTTAATTTCACTGGCTCGTTGTACTCATCTTCATATTTCTCAAGTATGTTTGTAGATGTAAATTTTCCCATAGGGAAGAATTTATCAACAATATGCCATATTTTTGAGCCTGTAGAGTCCATATTCGTGGTTTTTTGTTCATCCTCTTCAATATTCATCAAATCCATCATTTCAAAGATTTTTAGAACTTTTTCTCTAGTAACATTTCCTTCTAATTTTATATCATACCGTGCTCCATCAGCATCTTCCATATCAATTCGAATCCGTTTTTTGGCCATCTTTTAGATCTATGAGGATCTAACATTAACAGTTCAATTGATCCCAGAATATTTGTTAACTAAGAGGTTTGTTAACATTGACTGCCTAGCCCACGCCTAGATTAATTTTTGTTATTAACATTAATAATTAAATTTCCTTATTCTAAATCACCTTTATCATGCCTGGAGTGGAAATAAAGGGGTAAGTTTTAGGATATTCACAATGTTAACATCGAACTTAACGCCTGGAATGGAAATTAAGGGGTAAAATAGACCTTTTTTTCGTTTATCCTAACACTAAATTAACAATTTGTTAACAATTAAGATTAACTCACACACCTGTTTTTCCACTCTATTCTTTTCTTTATTTTTTTTTTATTGAAAATCTAAAAACTAACTAAAAATAATTAATTACAAACTAAATTAGAATAACTATTCCTATCTTTACTCTCTAATACTAGATATCATTATGTTACTAAAGAGTAGAAACATAGGTGTGTGAGTATGTCCGATCCAATTGATAGATTACTTGATGCAGCTGAATCTGGAAAATCAATTATAAAAAATAGAGATATTCTTCATTTTACATATATCCCAAATACAATTCAACATAGAAATTCTGAACAAGAACAAGTTACTCAATCACTACTACCAATTCTTAAACATTCAAGACCATCTAATCTATTAGTTTATGGTAAACCAGGTACTGGAAAGACACTTGTAGTTAAAAAAGTATTAAATAAAATTCAGGAGAGAGTAGAAAAATCAAAATTTCCAATAAAACTCATTTATGCTAACTCCAAAGAAGAAACCACACTTTATGGTTTGTTAGTAAGTTTCGGAAGGCAGTTAGGCATGAATGATAAAGAACTACCTGGAACTGGCCTAGCAATTAGTGAAGTTTTCAAAAGAATTCTAAATAATATTGATGAATCTAAAATAAATGCTATTTTTGTTATAGATGAAATTGACTATCTGGCCCAACTTGTCTCAAAAACAGGCAAAGATATCTTATATCAACTTACTAGAGCAAACGAACGTCTAAAACAAGGCTCTTTAACTTTGGTAGGAATTTCAAATGACCTTACATTTAAGGAAAAACTTGATCCTAGAGTAATCAGCAGTTTAGGTGAAGAAGAGGTAGTTTTTACAAACTACAATGTAGAACAAATTAAAAAAATATTAGAAGAACGTATTGACGAGGCGTTTATCCCTAATTCAGTAGAAGATCCAGCACTAAATCTTTGTGCAGCCTTGGCAGGTGGTGAACATGGAGATGCTAGAAGGGCAATTGATCTTATTCGTGTTGCAGGTGAAATCGCTGAAAGGCAACAATCAGAAAAAGTTTCCCAAGATCATGTTAGAGAGGCATCACTAAAAATTGAAGAAAATAAAGAGGAAACATCTCTAAAATCATACCCCCTCCATGAAAAACTTGTAATCCTAGCAATTATGAAGGCCGGAGGTTCATCAACTGGCGAGATTTATTCATCTTACAAAGGACTTTGTAAGATAGTAGGAAGAGACGAACTAACACAAAGGCGAATTACTCAAATGCTTAGTGAAATTGAATTATCCGGAATTATCTCAGGCAGACTAATTCATCAAGGAATACATGGAAGAACAAAAAAATACAAACTTACAATCTCGTCGGAAATGATTAAAAAAACCTTCAAAGATGATTTAACTTTGCAAGATATTATTTAGAATATTTGAATTATAATTTTCATGATAGACTTTGAAAGTCTTCAAATTTACCATAAGTGCAATTCCTGGATTTGGGGTCATTCCAACACTTGCTTGAAATGGTGTTTGTTTTTGCCAAGAACCAGAATTTAATAAAAGAATTCCTTTGTACATATCTAACTCGGCTCTATGCACATGTCCTACATGAAAGATATCTGGAATATCGTCAATTACCATCAAGTCTTCCATTTCTGGGGCTATCGGGGTTTGACTACCATAAATTGGACTTAGATGTCTTGCTCTTAGAAGATGCTTCATTACTTTAGTAGGTTTGTCATAACTTAGACCAGGCGTAGTTTTTACAATATCATCTATACTTTGACCGTGAAACATCATCACCTTTACTCCATTTAGAGAAACTACAGCAGGATTTCCAACCATGAAGACATTCTCTCTTTCCCATAACCCTGAATTGTATTTTTTAGGAATTGCTGGTTGTGGTAATGCCCTACGACCAGGATCATGATTTCCTGGCATAATGAATATTTTGATATAACTAGGAATTTTACTTATGAGTTCTTCAACTTTTTTTAACTGCTCTTCAATAGTCTGACAAACCAATTCTTTATCTTGATTTGGATAAATCCCAACACCATCTACTAAATCTCCACCAATTAACACAAAACGAATTTTTCTTGCTACTGAATCTGGACTGGATAACCAAGATACAAACTCTGTAAATTCTTCTTCCATGAAGTACTTACTACCAATATGTAGATCTGAAAGAAAAACAGCATATGTTTCAGTTTCAGATCTGTTTGAGGTTTGGTCAGGAACATCAGGCGAAATCAAATCTTTTATGATAAAACCAGCATTTTTACCAAAACCTATTCGAGCCATAATAAATTGGTCATTAAGTAACGAGCCTGCTGTTTTTTGTAATTCATTATCAAAAACTATTCCTTCAAACAAACCTGAAGGATCTTCTAAAACCAATTTTGTTATGTTTCTCTCTACACTTCTACTAGTGACAAGACCACAAACATACATGTCATCATCAGTTTTTGCAGTCTTTACTGAAGCAATTGATTTTAACATCCTTGATTCAGGCCTATCTGAGATTATTCGTTTTAACTTGTTAAAACGGCTAGAAAACAACGCATTATACCCTTTTACTCCCTCTCCGGTAGTAATTCTTAATGTTGGATCAAAGAGTATCTTATGATCATTTTGTAAAGTTTGATCGTCTTTAATTCCTAAATAAACTTCTAAATCATCTTGATTAATCTGATACGATTTTTGTTTTGTTTTTTCACGAACAATCTCTTTAATTATTTTCTCTAATTTTTTTACATCTACATTTTCAAGAAACTTAAATGCATTTGGATGAATTTGAAACCCCTTATTCAAAGCATAATTCAAAGCAATTGATAGCTCTTTTTTCAATATCAAAGAATGTTTTCTGGTTTAATTAAATCTGCGCCCATACCTAACCCTCAAATATCGTTTACAATAAAAAATTACATGTCTAAGATTAGAATAATCACATTTTTCATATTTATGGGATTATTTACAATTGCATATCAAATCGGTTCAATGTCTACAGTTAGTGAAGAAGAAGCTACTACATTTATGACTGAATTTGAAAAATTAGTTAAAGATATCGATGCAATGGGAATCTTCCTTCATAACTCTACAATTTCATTACCAATGTTCATTCCTGGATTTGGAGTGATATGGGGATTGTTTTCAGCTTGGTCAACTGGATTTGCTTTTTCAGCAATAGTTTCAATCTCTCCAGAATTAGCAAAAGTCCCACCATTGGCAATTCTCTTTTTATCCCCATTTGGCATAATGGAACTTACTGCCTATTCTTTAGCTACCTCTAGAAGTTTCATATTGATTAAAGAAGTATATAGAAAATCTAACCTAATTCCATTTCTGAAACCAACTATAATAGAAATAGGAATAGTGATAGGACTTCTATTAGCAGGTGGATATTTGGAGTATTATATGATTAAATTAGTTCAAGATGAATCCATCACGCTTCCTGGATTTTAATTTGAAAAAACCCACTGATTTATCTAATCAGCTTAAAATAATTTAGTAGCAAATTATAAACCGAATTAGAAGAGAAATATAGTATGAATACTACCGTTCTTGGATTTTTAGCGTTATTGGTTTTTTTTGGATTTACTTTTAGTGATTCATTTGCAATTTCACCAAACAGTGCTTTTACTTTGGAAGGATCAGGATACGCTGTAACAGAAAATACGATTAAAACTTCTGAAATTGATTTAGCAATTTCAACCCAAAAACAAACTGGAAGTAGTATTGCATCGTCAGTTGAAGATGGATTCATTACTTTAGATGATGAAGATTTTCTAATTACTGAATTAAAAGCAACAATGCTACGTGAAGGTAAATACATTAGAATTAACGGAGTTATTGATAGTGATATTGGTAATCAAGCATCGATTAGTTTTTTTGGAAAATTAATTGAAGAAAGTAAAAATGCTTCAATCTATGGTTTTACTGGAAGAATAACAATTGATGATGATAATTATAAAATAATCTATACGGCAAAACTATCAAAACTCACAAAAATTAAACCTGCAACAGATCCTAAAACAACAGAATCAAAAATAGATAAACAAATTACAATTTATATAACTAAAGGTTCATCGACTCAAGGTATAGGTACATACATTGATCTTGGAGGAACTAAACAACAAGCATCACAAACTCAAAGCTCAACCGATTCATTAAGATTAAGATATTTTTCTCAAGATAGAATTTCAGTTGAACCAGGAACAACAATTACTATTGTAAATGACGATATAGTATCACATAGTATTCTAAGTGGAACAAAAAATAGTGATCGTTATGTTCAATTTACTGCTGACAACAGAATTTCAACAGGTGAAATATTACCAGGTGAATCAACTAACATTACACTAGATAAAGCTGGATTTTATAGATTATATGATCCAAAATATCAATGGATGGAACTTAATGCATATGTATTTCCAACCATAGAAGGTAATGTTGTTCTTGGGCAAGGAAAATAATAAATTAATTTTTCCATTGCCATTTGTAATTCATATAGGAATCCAAAACAAATTGATTGAAAACCATTACAGATAAATCTGAAAATTCTTTTCCTTCTAAATCCTTTACAGTTCCAACAAAACTAGTCTCATTTTCAGTAGTAAGCGCTTCAAAAACATGAACTTTCATATTTTCTGTATCAAACCCGTTATTTTTTAGATATTTTGCAATCTCTGATGGCATAAAGTGTTTGTCGGGTTGTTTAGGCCATGGTCTAGGAACTAAAACCACATTATATCCATCAATTAATGCTTTTTGCAATTCAAGTTTCTTTTCTTCAATTGAAGTTGTTACATGCATTGTAATTACTTTGGATTTGTCTAATGGGACTTTAGCTTTTGATGCTGCAACTTGAATTGAACTAATACCCGGAATAATTTCTACATCACCAAAAATCTCAATTAGTCTATCTACAACCTCAGACTCTGAAAAATTGACATCACCTGTAAATGGAATAACCAACGAACGATTACCTAACACTGAATAAATTTTTTGATATGATTCTTCCTGATTGTTCATAGTTATTTCATAAATCTCTTTATCAGCAATCAAATCTTCAATTGTTTTCAATGTGTATTTGTATCCAATAACTATGTCACAATTCTGTATGATTTCTTTTACAACTTCCGTAACATATTTTGGCGAGCCTGGACCTACACCTACAGCATAAATTTTTCCCAATTTACTTTGTAAATTTCTGCCTGTCTTTAATATATTGCACAAAAGGTTCCCAATCTACTTTCATATACTTTGTAGGCTCTTTAACTGGATATTTTACCCAATCCTGTGCAATTGAATATTGATATTTTTGCTGTTTTCCATCTTTTTTATATTCTAAAAGTAAGATACTTCCCCACTCCTTTTCTTCATGTGATATATTCAAAATATCATCAAAAGACATTTGAATATTTTTTTTATTTTTTATATCTTCCATTAAATTACTTTCATTATATCCATCATGACGAATCATTGTATTTTTCGATTTTAAAAAACTAATTACTTGTCTTTGTCTAATTGCTTGCCACCATCTCATCTTTGCCTCTGTTTTGTGAACAAACATCAGATGTTTATCAGTTAATACTAACATTCCTTCTTTTCCACCAATTGAAAAGAAATTTTTTGACTCTCTCCATACCGAAACTAAATGTGCTTGAATCTTTTCATCTGATTGCAATATGCTTAATTTATTAGACTTTGTTAAAAACTAATACAATTAGCTTTTATGTAAGATATTTTGAAATGGCTTGTTGAAAAAAATTCTTATTATAATTTCATTATCATTACTTTTTATTAATTTTGGAAATCAATCATTTGCACAATCAGATGATAAATTAGTAATTTTGCATACTAATCTTGGTAATATTGTAATTGAATTATTCCCAAACGATGCTCCTAATCATGTTCAGAATTTTATTAAATTAGCAGAAGATGGATTTTATGATGGTACTATTTTTCATAGAATAATTCCAGGATTTATGATTCAAGGCGGTGATCCAAACACAAAAGGTGGAGATCAAAGTACTTGGGGAACTGGAGGCCCAGGATATTCTGTAAATGCTGAATTTAATACAATTGAACATAATCGTGGAATTGTTTCTATGGCTAGAGCACAAGATCCAAACAGTGCAGGTTCACAATTTTTTATTGTTCATAAAGATTCAAATTTTCTTGATCAACAATATACTGTCTTTGGAAGAATTGTAACTGAAGAAAGCTTTGCAACACTTGACAAGATTGCATCAGTAAAAACCGGAGAGAAAGATATTCCAGTAAACACCGAACAGGTAAAAATCACCAAAGCTGAAGTTGTAAATCGTTCTACTGTAACTAATTTACTTGAATTATCAGAACCTGAAAGAGTTACTACCCCAATTACAACTTCCGAATCAGGTTTTCAACGATATGAAGATAAAGCATTGGATATTGAATTTGATGCACCAGAAGGTTGGTTATTACAGCAACCAGAAAAAACAAATGAAAATTCCCCAGATGTAGTTGTTGTTGGACCTAGAATTGGCCCAATTAATCCAGTTATTTCTCTAACAATTTCAAATGTTGATGGAAAAACTTTAGATGATTTAATTCAAGAAAAAGCTAAATTGTTAGATGATGCATTAAAAGCAGGTAATTTAGAAATTATTTCTCAAGAAAAATCCATAATAAATGAAAAGGAAGTATTCACCACTAATGCTAAAGGCATTTTTCAAAGTGGAGGAGAATCATATAATGTACAATTCAAAGAAATAATAATTTCAACTCCTAAAAAATTCTACATTTTTTCATATAGTAATGGAATAGATGAATTTAATGATCAACTTTCTAAATTCGATGACTCTGTTAATTCTTTTAAAATAATATCAGAACCAATTAAAGAAATAAAATCTGCATCAGCTTCTGTAGAGACAGAAGAAAAGGGCGGTGGATGTCTAATTGCTACAGCAGCATATGGCTCAGAATTAACTCCTCAAATTCAACAACTAAGAGAAATAAGAGACAATACTATTCTTTCAACTCAATCTGGAACTACATTTATGACTGGATTTAACCAATTTTACTATTCTTTCAGTCCTATTGTAGCAGATCTGGAAAGAGAAAATCCTGTATTCAAAGAGGCAGTTAAGTTAGCCATCACTCCAATGTTATCAACTCTTTCCATTATGACACTAGCTGAAGATGGTTCTGATGCGCAAGTGTTAGGATTAGGAATCTCTGTTATTGCTTTGAACTTGGGAATGTATATTGTAATACCTACAATTACAATTATTAAAATTAAAAATAAATTCTGATTTTATAATTTAATTTGTATAAAAATTTATAATTCTCTTTTTACCAAACATCGTCTACTTCATCAAGAACCTTGTATTCTTTTTCTGTTTCACGTTTCAAAAGTTTTAGTCTTGAAATATCTCTATCATAAAACAAGTCTATTATCCAATCTAAAAAAATTCTGACTTTTTTATCAGGTGATGGAATTTTTGATAGATAGACATTTCTCCAAATAAGCCAAGCTAAAAATCCCGAAATATTCATGCCTAGAAATGTTGCAATTCCAGTTCTTTTTCCAATTATTGCCATTTGTCCCTTTGAATGATAAACAAATTTTTCCTTCTCTGAATTTTTAATTAAGGCATTTAGATTATGTGCAGCAATCTTAGCTTGTGCTTCGGCAATTTGTGCAGTAGGAGCAAATGGTCTATTTGTTTGTGGATCCATAAATAATGCACAATCTCCAATTGCAAAAACTCCTGGAAATTCTGGAACTTCAAGAAAATCATTTACAATAATTTTTCCCTTATCTGTTTTGAACATTGATCTTTTTATTGTATTTACAGGTGTTACACCTGCAGTCCAAATCAATGTTTTAGTTCTAATTCCATTAATTTTTGATTTGTCTATTGAGTCTTTTGGGTTTTCATCTAATGATTTTACAGAGACCTCAGTTCCATCAAAACTTGTTACTGCCATACGAAGTTTAATTTCAATTCCTCTTTGAATCATTTTTTCTTTTGCAAAATCTGCTAATTTTTCATTAAAGCCGGGAAGAATCATTGGAAGAGCTTCTAAAACTATAACACGAATATCGTCTTTGTGAATTGTAGGGTAATGTTTTCGTGCATCTAATAATAAATCTAATAATTCTCCAGCAGTTTCAATTCCAGCAAATCCTCCCCCCACAATTACAAATGTTAAAAGACTATCACGAAGAATAGTATCCGTTTCATTATCAGCTTGTTCAAGCATATCTACGACTCTATTTCTTAAAACAACTGCATCGTTGAGTGTCTTCATTGTATAGGCATTTTTTTCAACATCTGCCATTCCAAAAAAATTGGTTTCACTACCTAATGCAACTACTAGATAATCATAATAAATTGAAACACCACGTTTTTCACCCGTGCCCCACAATGTTACCAGTTTTCCAAATGGATCTACATTTTTTATTCTACCTTCATAAAATTTAGTCTTTTTACAAATTGCTCTAATAGGCATTACGATATGTCTTGTTTCAATAATACCTGATGCTACCTGAGGCAACATTGGAGTAAATAATAAGAAATTATCCTCACTCACCATTACTAATTCAACTTCGGAATTGTTTTTGAAAAAAGACTCTAACTGTCTAGCACACTCTACTCCGGCAAACCCCCCTCCTAAAATTACTACTTTCTTCTTATTTTTAGCCAATTACCCTATACCAGAAAATTACTGAATATATCCTATGAGATCAAATATTCTGATAATTTATTACTATTTTTTGAATTTATGAAATTTTGACTATGTCTGAGTGAAGTATCTCATACGCCCTTGAGGCATCTTTTTCATTTAGAATTATAATTATACTCTCTTGACTGAAAAATGCATTTACAAGTTCTATTCCATTATCATGTAAGATCTCTGCAACATAAGATACCACATCTGATTGATTTTGATTACTTGGAATTGAAATTCTAATCTTTGCAAGACCGGTACTAAACATACTTTCATTATTTGGTACGTTTTCAAAAATTTGCCTTATACTTTCTATATCCTCTGTAAGGAATCTAAATGAATCAGACATCCTAAAAAATTCATAATTATTAGTAATTTTTGAGAATTTATCTAAAATTGACATTGTATCCATTTCAGCAAAATCTTTCATAGAAAATTTGATATCCATGATTCCATCTGTTAACGAAAGCCTTGCATTCTTCAAAACACTCTCATCCCTGATATTCTCTTTAATTTCAAACGAATCTGCATATCGTTTTATAGCAACTACAATAGTATTGAGATTTACAGTACTGCCCAAAATTCTTTCAATCTCGGGTTGAATCTTCACAGCTAATGCTGTATAATTAATCAAATCCATTTTCATGCAATCATAAATTGAACGATTTCTAGTAATAATCTCCCTAACTAAT
This window encodes:
- a CDS encoding geranylgeranylglyceryl/heptaprenylglyceryl phosphate synthase encodes the protein MTGNKVESFLKSELEKKNALLFVLIDSEESKLESSQKLAQDVEKIGASAILVGGSSATDQIEMAKVVKGIKKGIKIPIILFPGNITGVVPDADAILFSSLMNSENPYFITQAQALGAPSVLKFGLEPLPTAYLVIGDGTSAWFVGSARGIPFEKPKIAAAYALAAQFLGMRFVYLEAGSGAKSSVTPEMVKTVRKAFNGFLIVGGGIRDTKTASDLVKAGADALVIGTFLEKGGSIKKLAEITKAIQRSK
- the cbiE gene encoding precorrin-6y C5,15-methyltransferase (decarboxylating) subunit CbiE, producing MGKIYAVGVGPGSPKYVTEVVKEIIQNCDIVIGYKYTLKTIEDLIADKEIYEITMNNQEESYQKIYSVLGNRSLVIPFTGDVNFSESEVVDRLIEIFGDVEIIPGISSIQVAASKAKVPLDKSKVITMHVTTSIEEKKLELQKALIDGYNVVLVPRPWPKQPDKHFMPSEIAKYLKNNGFDTENMKVHVFEALTTENETSFVGTVKDLEGKEFSDLSVMVFNQFVLDSYMNYKWQWKN
- a CDS encoding AbrB/MazE/SpoVT family DNA-binding domain-containing protein → MSVQENEVLVKITSAGTISIPKQFRKYMDIQKGEYVKVILGKDRLIVRKITIS
- a CDS encoding Cdc6/Cdc18 family protein, whose protein sequence is MSDPIDRLLDAAESGKSIIKNRDILHFTYIPNTIQHRNSEQEQVTQSLLPILKHSRPSNLLVYGKPGTGKTLVVKKVLNKIQERVEKSKFPIKLIYANSKEETTLYGLLVSFGRQLGMNDKELPGTGLAISEVFKRILNNIDESKINAIFVIDEIDYLAQLVSKTGKDILYQLTRANERLKQGSLTLVGISNDLTFKEKLDPRVISSLGEEEVVFTNYNVEQIKKILEERIDEAFIPNSVEDPALNLCAALAGGEHGDARRAIDLIRVAGEIAERQQSEKVSQDHVREASLKIEENKEETSLKSYPLHEKLVILAIMKAGGSSTGEIYSSYKGLCKIVGRDELTQRRITQMLSEIELSGIISGRLIHQGIHGRTKKYKLTISSEMIKKTFKDDLTLQDII
- a CDS encoding winged helix DNA-binding protein — translated: MLIEIPEPDVILAVIIAFVVGLVGLYSYYKIRPFIKTKSEMIDSSQLERLEYYERQLIDMKIRLDSMEIQGVEQKKEDPTLEIKQYLEKLTKNQQVIENPGISPKKTEDISKEPKTIQRMPNLDHNNATDYVLHLITNKAMTSRDIQITLKRSREHTSRLMKKLYDDGFVQRNTSTKPYTYSITEKGKEKINVFESNSLIA
- a CDS encoding DNA-directed DNA polymerase II small subunit, with translation MKKELSIALNYALNKGFQIHPNAFKFLENVDVKKLEKIIKEIVREKTKQKSYQINQDDLEVYLGIKDDQTLQNDHKILFDPTLRITTGEGVKGYNALFSSRFNKLKRIISDRPESRMLKSIASVKTAKTDDDMYVCGLVTSRSVERNITKLVLEDPSGLFEGIVFDNELQKTAGSLLNDQFIMARIGFGKNAGFIIKDLISPDVPDQTSNRSETETYAVFLSDLHIGSKYFMEEEFTEFVSWLSSPDSVARKIRFVLIGGDLVDGVGIYPNQDKELVCQTIEEQLKKVEELISKIPSYIKIFIMPGNHDPGRRALPQPAIPKKYNSGLWERENVFMVGNPAVVSLNGVKVMMFHGQSIDDIVKTTPGLSYDKPTKVMKHLLRARHLSPIYGSQTPIAPEMEDLMVIDDIPDIFHVGHVHRAELDMYKGILLLNSGSWQKQTPFQASVGMTPNPGIALMVNLKTFKVYHENYNSNILNNILQS
- a CDS encoding stage II sporulation protein M → MGLFTIAYQIGSMSTVSEEEATTFMTEFEKLVKDIDAMGIFLHNSTISLPMFIPGFGVIWGLFSAWSTGFAFSAIVSISPELAKVPPLAILFLSPFGIMELTAYSLATSRSFILIKEVYRKSNLIPFLKPTIIEIGIVIGLLLAGGYLEYYMIKLVQDESITLPGF
- a CDS encoding cupredoxin domain-containing protein, whose amino-acid sequence is MNTTVLGFLALLVFFGFTFSDSFAISPNSAFTLEGSGYAVTENTIKTSEIDLAISTQKQTGSSIASSVEDGFITLDDEDFLITELKATMLREGKYIRINGVIDSDIGNQASISFFGKLIEESKNASIYGFTGRITIDDDNYKIIYTAKLSKLTKIKPATDPKTTESKIDKQITIYITKGSSTQGIGTYIDLGGTKQQASQTQSSTDSLRLRYFSQDRISVEPGTTITIVNDDIVSHSILSGTKNSDRYVQFTADNRISTGEILPGESTNITLDKAGFYRLYDPKYQWMELNAYVFPTIEGNVVLGQGK